A genomic region of Rhizomicrobium sp. contains the following coding sequences:
- the purM gene encoding phosphoribosylformylglycinamidine cyclo-ligase, with the protein MTKIRNGLTYKDAGVDIDAGEALVARIAPAAKATRRPGADADLGGFGGLFDLKAAGFKDPVLVASTDGVGTKLKIAIDTHRLGGIGQDLVAMCVNDLVVQGAEPLFFLDYYASGALNVDDAAVVIEGIARACKACGCALIGGETAEMPGLYAKGDFDLAGFSVGAAERGHVLPHRRAMKPGDVVIGVASSGVHSNGYSLVRRVVADAGLAYDAPAPFDAKLSLGEALLAPTQLYIKGGLAAIRAGGVKGFAHITGGGITENLPRALPDGLDAQIDLAAWTAPPVFGWLARAAGIADAEMLRTFNCGLGFMAVVAEESSGHVIDAFQEAGEKAWRVGALVQGEGEAKVVYRGSLKL; encoded by the coding sequence ATGACGAAAATCCGCAACGGACTGACCTACAAGGATGCCGGCGTCGATATCGACGCGGGCGAGGCGCTGGTCGCGCGAATCGCGCCGGCCGCCAAGGCGACGCGGCGGCCCGGCGCCGACGCCGATCTCGGCGGCTTCGGCGGGCTGTTCGACCTCAAGGCCGCCGGCTTCAAGGACCCGGTCCTGGTCGCCTCGACCGACGGGGTCGGCACCAAGCTCAAGATCGCCATCGACACGCACCGGCTCGGCGGCATCGGCCAGGATCTGGTCGCGATGTGCGTCAACGACCTCGTGGTGCAGGGCGCCGAGCCGCTATTCTTCCTCGACTATTACGCGAGCGGCGCCTTGAACGTCGACGACGCGGCGGTGGTGATCGAGGGCATCGCGCGGGCCTGCAAGGCCTGCGGCTGCGCCCTGATCGGCGGCGAGACGGCGGAGATGCCGGGGCTCTACGCCAAGGGCGATTTCGACCTCGCGGGATTTTCGGTCGGCGCGGCGGAGCGCGGCCATGTGCTGCCCCATCGGCGCGCGATGAAGCCGGGCGACGTGGTGATCGGGGTGGCGTCCAGCGGCGTACACTCCAACGGCTATTCGCTGGTGCGGCGCGTGGTCGCCGACGCGGGGCTCGCCTACGACGCGCCGGCGCCGTTCGACGCGAAGCTGTCGCTCGGCGAGGCGCTGCTGGCGCCGACCCAGCTCTATATCAAGGGCGGGCTGGCCGCGATCCGAGCCGGCGGCGTGAAGGGCTTCGCGCATATCACCGGCGGCGGCATCACCGAGAACCTGCCCCGCGCCTTGCCCGACGGGCTCGACGCGCAGATCGATCTTGCCGCCTGGACGGCGCCGCCGGTGTTCGGCTGGCTGGCGCGCGCCGCCGGGATCGCGGACGCCGAGATGCTGCGCACCTTCAATTGCGGGCTGGGCTTCATGGCGGTCGTGGCGGAGGAATCCTCCGGCCATGTCATCGACGCCTTCCAGGAGGCCGGCGAGAAGGCCTGGCGCGTCGGCGCCCTGGTGCAAGGCGAGGGCGAGGCGAAGGTGGTGTATCGCGGGTCGCTGAAGCTGTGA
- the purN gene encoding phosphoribosylglycinamide formyltransferase, whose amino-acid sequence MSAKKRVAILISGRGSNMAALIAAAKASDYPAEIALVFSNVETAGGLETARAAGIATKVVSHKRFASREDFDAAIDAALAEARIDLVCEAGFMRIHSEGFVRKWEGAILNIHPSLLPAFKGVKVHEQALAAGVRISGCTVHFLVPELDAGPIIAQAAVPVLQGDTPDTLAARVLEQEHKLYPEALKLVAEGKVVLRDGRAVFL is encoded by the coding sequence GTGAGCGCAAAGAAGCGCGTCGCCATCCTGATCTCCGGCCGGGGCTCGAACATGGCCGCGCTGATCGCGGCGGCGAAGGCGTCGGATTATCCGGCCGAGATCGCGCTGGTGTTCTCCAATGTCGAGACGGCCGGCGGGCTCGAAACCGCGCGCGCGGCCGGCATCGCGACCAAGGTCGTCTCGCACAAGCGGTTCGCTTCGCGCGAGGACTTCGACGCGGCCATCGACGCGGCGCTGGCGGAAGCGCGGATCGATCTGGTCTGCGAGGCCGGCTTCATGCGCATCCATTCCGAGGGCTTCGTGCGCAAATGGGAAGGCGCGATCCTCAATATCCATCCCTCGCTGCTGCCGGCGTTCAAAGGCGTGAAGGTGCACGAACAGGCGCTCGCCGCCGGCGTGAGGATCTCCGGCTGCACGGTGCATTTCCTGGTGCCGGAGCTCGACGCCGGACCGATCATCGCCCAGGCGGCGGTGCCGGTGCTGCAAGGCGACACGCCCGACACGTTGGCGGCGCGCGTGCTGGAACAGGAACACAAGCTCTATCCCGAGGCGCTGAAGCTGGTGGCGGAGGGCAAGGTTGTGCTGCGCGACGGCCGCGCGGTGTTCCTCTAA
- a CDS encoding SDR family oxidoreductase has product MQGKTVVVTGGTSGIGEVAAIRLAEQGARIVLVARDRARADATLAKLKAANRAAAHTVHLADLSSIAEMKRVATEIAAAEPRIDVLINNAGAVFFSHQVSVDGLEMTFATNHMAYFVVTNILLPNMKAGARIVSTASDAHKPGKLDFDDLQLEKKYNLGRAYANSKLCNILFTRELAKRLAGTGITANCLHPGFVGSNFGKNNVKSGFMRLVHRAVMAFGISPEKGAQTIIYLASSPQVEGKTGGYYYKCKPATPTAAAQNDADAKRLWDVSAKLAGVG; this is encoded by the coding sequence ATGCAGGGCAAAACGGTCGTCGTCACCGGCGGCACCTCGGGCATCGGCGAGGTCGCCGCGATCCGCCTGGCGGAGCAGGGCGCCCGCATCGTCCTGGTGGCGCGCGACCGGGCCCGCGCCGACGCGACGCTCGCCAAGCTGAAGGCCGCCAATCGCGCCGCCGCGCACACGGTGCATCTGGCGGATTTGTCCTCCATCGCCGAGATGAAGCGCGTCGCGACCGAGATCGCCGCCGCCGAGCCCAGGATCGACGTGCTGATCAACAATGCCGGCGCGGTGTTCTTCTCGCACCAGGTGAGCGTCGACGGTTTGGAGATGACCTTCGCCACCAACCACATGGCCTATTTCGTGGTGACGAACATCCTGCTTCCCAACATGAAGGCCGGGGCGCGCATCGTCTCGACCGCCTCCGACGCGCACAAGCCCGGCAAGCTCGATTTCGACGACCTGCAGCTCGAGAAGAAGTACAATCTCGGCCGCGCCTATGCGAATTCCAAGCTCTGCAACATCCTGTTCACGCGCGAGCTGGCGAAGCGTCTCGCCGGCACCGGCATCACCGCGAACTGCCTTCATCCGGGCTTCGTCGGCAGCAATTTCGGAAAGAACAACGTCAAGAGCGGCTTCATGCGCCTCGTGCACCGCGCCGTGATGGCGTTCGGCATCTCGCCGGAGAAGGGCGCGCAGACCATTATCTACCTCGCGAGCTCGCCGCAGGTCGAAGGCAAAACCGGCGGCTATTACTACAAGTGCAAGCCCGCCACGCCGACCGCCGCCGCGCAAAACGACGCCGACGCGAAGCGGCTATGGGATGTATCGGCGAAGCTCGCGGGTGTCGGCTAA
- the ndk gene encoding nucleoside-diphosphate kinase, translated as MAVERTLSIIKPDATRRNLTGAIVDRFEKAGLRVIASRRIQLSQAQAEAFYGVHRERPFFASLVKFMTSGPVVVQVLEGPNAIAKNREVMGATNPANAAAGTIRKDFAESIEANSVHGSDAPETAAQEIAFFFSGLDIVP; from the coding sequence ATGGCCGTCGAGCGCACCCTTTCCATCATCAAGCCGGACGCGACGCGCCGGAACCTCACCGGCGCCATCGTCGACCGCTTCGAGAAGGCCGGCCTTCGCGTCATCGCGTCGCGCCGCATCCAGCTTTCCCAGGCCCAGGCGGAAGCCTTCTACGGCGTCCACCGCGAGCGGCCGTTCTTCGCCAGCCTCGTCAAGTTCATGACCTCGGGCCCGGTCGTGGTGCAGGTTCTGGAAGGCCCGAACGCCATCGCCAAGAACCGCGAAGTGATGGGCGCGACCAATCCGGCCAACGCCGCCGCCGGCACGATCCGCAAGGACTTCGCCGAATCGATCGAGGCCAATTCGGTCCACGGCTCCGACGCGCCCGAGACCGCGGCGCAGGAAATCGCCTTCTTCTTCTCGGGGCTCGATATCGTCCCCTGA
- a CDS encoding ABC-F family ATP-binding cassette domain-containing protein, with translation MREIAGLMPWDWLGRKPCYTPAAMLSIDNLIVRIAGREILDGATASLPAGRRVGLVGRNGAGKSTLLKVILGQLHPDDGAVSWPSAWRIGAVAQEAPGTQVSLIDTVLAADPERTRLLHEAEHEADAHKLGDIYHRLDAIDAYTAPARAAEILAGLGFSAADQLRPCAEFSGGWRMRVALAAILFSAPDLLLLDEPTNYLDLEGVMWLENFLLRYRGTVLIVSHDRDLLNTAAEFILHLDHGKLKLYTGNYDTFVDTRALQRALDVAAQKKQETRRAHLQSFVDRFRAKATKARQAQSRMKMIAKMERIDIPLDEHVAPIRLPKAVEAAPPLITMDRVSVGYEPGKPILSKISLRFDPDDRIALLGKNGNGKSTLAKLLAEKLEPMAGEIVRSRKMIPGYFAQHQLEELQGGITPIQTLQNLRPRLTVQEVRTQLGGFGFSANKQLTLVGNLSGGERARLMLALATLDKPNLLILDEPTNHLDIDARGELLSALNDFDGAVVLVSHDRRLLEATADRLILVANGEVHPFEGDLDDYRRFLLADTPAPEAVAVQAAPAKSKDEQRREAAERRRQLKPLKDKVDAAEHQIAELNGELAKLDKALSDPLLFTRDPAKGKAVSKKRADAAKKLADVEARWLKMQEEYEAALAEA, from the coding sequence ATGCGTGAAATCGCGGGCCTTATGCCGTGGGATTGGCTGGGGCGCAAGCCGTGCTATACGCCCGCCGCCATGCTGAGCATCGACAACCTCATCGTCCGCATCGCGGGCCGCGAAATCCTGGACGGGGCGACCGCCAGCCTCCCCGCCGGGCGGCGCGTCGGCCTCGTCGGACGCAACGGCGCGGGCAAATCGACGCTGCTGAAGGTGATCCTCGGCCAGCTCCATCCCGACGACGGGGCGGTGAGCTGGCCGAGCGCCTGGCGCATCGGCGCGGTGGCCCAGGAGGCGCCGGGCACCCAGGTCAGCCTGATCGACACCGTGCTCGCCGCCGACCCCGAGCGCACCCGCCTGCTGCACGAGGCCGAGCACGAGGCCGACGCGCACAAGCTCGGCGACATCTATCACCGGCTCGACGCCATCGACGCCTATACCGCGCCGGCGCGGGCGGCGGAGATCCTGGCCGGCCTCGGCTTCTCGGCCGCCGACCAGCTTCGTCCGTGCGCGGAGTTCTCCGGCGGCTGGCGCATGCGCGTGGCGCTCGCCGCGATCCTGTTCTCGGCGCCCGACCTGCTCCTGCTCGACGAGCCGACCAATTATCTCGACCTCGAAGGCGTGATGTGGCTGGAGAACTTCCTGTTGCGCTATCGCGGCACGGTGCTGATCGTCAGCCACGACCGCGACCTGCTCAACACCGCCGCCGAGTTCATCCTGCATCTCGATCACGGCAAGCTGAAGCTCTACACCGGCAATTACGACACCTTCGTCGACACCCGCGCGCTGCAGCGCGCCCTCGACGTCGCGGCGCAGAAGAAGCAGGAGACGCGACGCGCCCACCTGCAAAGCTTCGTCGACCGCTTCCGCGCCAAGGCGACCAAGGCGCGCCAGGCGCAGAGCCGCATGAAGATGATCGCCAAGATGGAGCGCATCGACATTCCGCTCGACGAGCATGTCGCGCCGATCCGCCTGCCCAAGGCGGTCGAGGCGGCGCCGCCGCTGATCACGATGGATCGCGTCAGCGTCGGCTACGAGCCGGGCAAGCCGATCCTGAGCAAGATCTCGCTACGCTTCGATCCCGACGACCGCATCGCGCTGCTCGGCAAGAACGGCAACGGCAAATCGACGCTGGCCAAGCTCCTGGCCGAGAAGCTCGAACCCATGGCGGGCGAGATCGTGCGCTCGCGCAAGATGATCCCCGGCTATTTCGCGCAGCACCAGTTGGAAGAACTTCAGGGCGGCATCACCCCGATCCAGACGCTGCAGAATTTGCGCCCCAGGCTGACGGTGCAGGAGGTGCGCACCCAGCTCGGCGGCTTCGGCTTCTCCGCCAACAAGCAGTTGACGCTGGTCGGCAATCTCTCCGGCGGCGAGCGGGCGCGGCTGATGCTGGCGCTGGCGACGCTCGACAAGCCGAACCTGCTCATCCTCGACGAGCCGACCAACCATCTGGACATCGACGCGCGCGGCGAGTTGCTCTCCGCCCTGAACGATTTCGACGGCGCGGTGGTGCTGGTCAGCCATGACCGCCGCCTGCTCGAAGCGACCGCCGACCGGCTGATCCTCGTCGCCAACGGCGAGGTCCATCCGTTCGAGGGCGACCTGGACGACTACCGCCGCTTCCTGCTGGCGGACACGCCGGCGCCGGAAGCCGTGGCGGTGCAGGCCGCGCCGGCCAAGTCGAAGGACGAGCAGCGCCGCGAGGCGGCGGAGCGCCGCCGCCAGCTCAAGCCGCTCAAGGACAAGGTGGACGCGGCCGAGCACCAGATCGCCGAGCTGAACGGCGAACTGGCGAAGCTGGACAAGGCGCTCAGCGATCCTTTGCTCTTCACCCGCGATCCGGCCAAGGGCAAGGCGGTTTCCAAGAAGCGCGCCGACGCCGCGAAGAAGCTCGCCGATGTCGAGGCCCGCTGGCTGAAGATGCAGGAAGAATACGAAGCGGCGCTGGCGGAGGCTTAA